A single window of Malus sylvestris chromosome 5, drMalSylv7.2, whole genome shotgun sequence DNA harbors:
- the LOC126622622 gene encoding 2-hydroxy-palmitic acid dioxygenase MPO1-like, whose protein sequence is MGRTGLFDLEKQFAFYGAYHNNPINIFIHTFLVWPLFFTSVLLFHFTPSLYSFPVYGLELNLGSVFTLAYCLYYVKLDKKAGSLAALICILCWVGASILGSELGFSKSWKVVLGGQFCSWAGQVVGHGIFEKRAPSDNFLEGLLTGPYFVLLELLHLAFGYEPYPGFQKSVKAKIEADIKDWKAKNQKKVS, encoded by the coding sequence ATGGGGAGGACTGGATTGTTTGATCTTGAAAAGCAGTTTGCCTTCTATGGAGCATATCACAACAACCCAATTAACATTTTCATACACACTTTCTTGGTGTGGCCATTGTTCTTCACTTCTGTTCTTCTTTTCCACTTCACACCTTCTCTCTACAGTTTCCCAGTTTATGGCCTCGAATTAAATTTGGGGTCTGTTTTCACTTTGGCGTATTGTCTGTATTATGTCAAATTGGACAAGAAAGCTGGGTCCTTGGCAGCTTTGATTTGTATTCTCTGCTGGGTTGGAGCCAGTATTCTTGGCAGTGAGCTAGGCTTTTCTAAGTCGTGGAAGGTGGTTCTGGGTGGTCAGTTCTGCAGTTGGGCTGGACAGGTCGTAGGCCATGGGATTTTTGAGAAGAGGGCCCCTTCAGACAACTTTCTTGAAGGACTTCTAACAGGGCCGTACTTTGTGTTGCTTGAGCTTCTTCACTTAGCTTTTGGGTACGAACCCTATCCAGGGTTTCAAAAAAGTGTGAAGGCAAAGATTGAAGCTGATATCAAAGATTGGAAGGCCAAGAACCAAAAGAAAGTCTCCTAG